The following are encoded together in the Equus przewalskii isolate Varuska chromosome 14, EquPr2, whole genome shotgun sequence genome:
- the LOC103551009 gene encoding putative speedy protein E7 yields the protein MEGKTEVSSRQKDPWKEAQESSFCLAKKAPRKRSPLASSSASLEAVPEQRTRRRGQKRKRPTDVKEAAQQSSSPASNSTPSEAVSELKSWKKRGEKRNIWTVNHVEGTKLRMNKRRRPSYRPEDQEAFYRLLEDPVIQSFLEADIFLKVSDKYLLSMVVEYFGRVGLPGHLYNRIHFFLALYIASDMEEDNPMSKRSIFQFLLGREHWPDLYKEFLKLKVEFFYAMGFRAWVTPELCEEIQAQNPHHWVWSRVRQCAP from the exons ATGGAAGGGAAGACAG AGGTGTCCTCCAGGCAGAAAGATCCATGGAAAGAGGCACAGGAGAGCAGCTTTTGCCTGGCAAAGAAAG ctCCTCGGAAGAGGAGCCCTCTGGCCTCAAGTTCCGCCTCTTTAGAGGCTGTCCCTGAGCAGAGAACCAGGAGGAGAggccagaagaggaagagaccaacGGATGTCAAGGAAG CTGCCCAGCAGAGCAGCTCCCCAGCCTCCAATTCCACCCCCTCAGAAGCTGTCTCTGAGCTGAAGTCCTGGAAGAAGAGGGGGGAGAAGAGAAACATATGGACTGTCAATCATGTTGAGGGAACAAAACTCAGGATGAACAAGAGGAGAAGACCCAGTTACCGTCCTGAAGACCAAGAAGCATTCTACCGGCTTCTGG AGGATCCCGTTATCCAGAGCTTCTTGGAAGCTGACATTTTCCTCAAAGTGTCTGACAAG TACCTGCTTTCCATGGTGGTGGAGTACTTCGGCCGCGTGGGGCTGCCTGGACACCTCTACAACAGGATCCACTTCTTCCTGGCCCT CTACATCGCCTCCGACATGGAGGAGGACAACCCCATGTCCAAGCGGAGCATCTTCCAGTTCCTGCTGGGCAGGGAGCACTGGCCAGACCTCTACAAGGAGTTCCTGAAGCTGAAGGTGGAGTTCTTCTACGCCATGGGGTTCCGAGCCTGGGTCACCCCGGAGCTGTGTGAGGAG ATCCAGGCCCAGAACCCACATCACTGGGTCTGGAGTCGGGTGCGCCAGTGCGCCCCCTAG